The Drosophila innubila isolate TH190305 chromosome 3R unlocalized genomic scaffold, UK_Dinn_1.0 2_E_3R, whole genome shotgun sequence genome has a segment encoding these proteins:
- the LOC117789594 gene encoding esterase B1-like, which translates to MSESLETCEISLPLGQIKGVKRRSLYDDEYYSFERLPFGKPPLGELRFKAPQPAEPWTGVLDCTHYGDKPVQKQILTGIIGGSEDCLYLNVYAKQLKTEKPLPVMVYIYGGAFTIGEATRELYGPDYIMAKDVILVTLNYRVDCLGFLSLKDPSLDVPGNAGLKDQVLALKWVKKYISYFNGDANNITLFGESAGGCSTHYMMCTEQTRGLFHKAIPMSGTLHNYWANTTPEDFAYRLAKFHGYEGENFDREVLDYLRGVEPCKLVDYNLMTPEERRNGSLYAFGPTVEPYQTPDCVAPKSQLEMARDAWSNDLPAMLGGVSFEGLFMYPALKANAKSMDSLLEDPLRMTPRDVRAVNTEKQNLEFSEKLIKLYFGDATPSSKLIMTFLDYYSYKIFWHGIYRTLYARLAYSTAPTYFYRFDFDSPDFNFYRQKFCGDDIKAGVAHADDLSYLFRNTESRKLDKSSGEYRTIQRMVGMWTAFATNSNPNCKEIGHLSWEPSKKDHTQRVLNIGNDVNVIDLPEHDKLLVWDSLYKPNDLI; encoded by the exons ATGTCGGAAAG TCTGGAGACATGTGAAATTTCCCTACCGCTGGGCCAGATAAAGGGCGTGAAACGTAGAAGCCTCTATGACGATGAATACTATAGTTTCGAGCGTCTGCCTTTTGGTAAGCCCCCGCTGGGAGAGTTACGTTTCAAGGCCCCGCAGCCGGCGGAACCATGGACTGGAGTCTTGGACTGTACGCATTATGGAGACAAGCCGGTGCAGAAGCAAATTCTCACAGGTATAATTGGTGGCAGTGAGGACTGTCTCTACCTGAATGTGTACGCCAAGCAG CTTAAAACGGAAAAACCACTCCCGGTAATGGTTTATATCTATGGAGGTGCCTTTACGATTGGAGAGGCTACACGGGAGCTTTATGGTCCGGACTATATAATGGCCAAGGATGTGATTTTAGTCACGCTAAATTATCGTGTTGATTGCTTGG GTTTTTTGAGTCTTAAGGATCCCAGCTTAGATGTGCCTGGGAATGCAGGTCTTAAGGATCAAGTCCTGGCACTCAAATGGGTTAAGAAATACATTTCGTACTTCAATGGTGATGCCAATAATATTACGCTCTTTGGAGAGAGCGCAGGCGGCTGTTCAACCCATTATATGATGTGCACGGAGCAGACACGGGGTCTCTTTCACAAGGCTATTCCTATGTCCGGCACATTGCACAACTACTGGGCCAATACAACACCCGAGGACTTTGCCTATCGGCTTGCAAAGTTCCATGGCTATGAGGGCGAGAATTTTGATCGAGAGGTGTTGGATTACTTGCGTGGAGTTGAACCATGCAAGTTGGTTGATTATAACCTGATGACGCCCGAAGAACGTCGCAATGGATCACTTTATGCATTTGGACCCACTGTGGAACCTTATCAGACTCCTGACTGTGTGGCACCAAAGTCGCAGCTGGAGATGGCACGCGATGCGTGGTCTAATGACTTGCCTGCAATGCTGGGCGGTGTCTCCTTTGAGGGACTTTTCATGTATCCCGCTCTCAAGGCCAATGCGAAGAGTATGGATAGCTTGCTGGAAGATCCTCTGCGTATGACGCCCCGTGATGTTCGTGCCGTCAATACGGAGAAGCAAAATCTGGAGTTCAGCGAAAAGCTGATAAAATTATACTTTGGTGATGCAACTCCCAGTTCAAAGTTGATAATGACATTCCTGGAC tacTATTCATACAAGATCTTCTGGCATGGAATCTATCGCACTTTGTATGCTCGCCTGGCCTATTCTACCGCTCCAACATATTTCTACCGATTTGACTTTGATTCCCCCGACTTTAACTTCTATCGCCAGAAGTTCTGTGGAGATGATATCAAGGCTGGTGTTGCCCATGCCGATGATTTGAGCTATTTGTTCCGAAACACAGAATCCCGAAAGCTGGACAAATCTTCCGGCGAGTATCGCACAATTCAACGCATGGTGGGAATGTGGACGGCTTTTGCAACAAACTCTAATCCCAACTGCAAGGAAATTGGACATTTATCGTGGGAGCCCTCAAAGAAAGACCATACGCAGCGGGTACTCAACATTGGCAATGATGTCAATGTCATCGATCTGCCTGAGCATGACAAACTTTTGGTCTGGGATAGCTTGTATAAGCCAAATGATTTGATCTAA
- the LOC117789596 gene encoding esterase B1: protein METDYKETNPVHNTTHGPVRGVLRKSMYDELYYSFDGIPYAQPPLGELRFKEPQDATPWNGVLDCTQPRDKCLQVNRRNNKVEGSEDCLYLNIAVKRLSSDKPLPVMVYVHGGAFKSGDPSSRAWSPEFLMREDVIYISIGYRLGAFGHLSFADPSLGIPGNSGLKDIVLALKWIKANVKYFNGNENNITLFGHSSGSMLVQLLSVSPQTEGLFNKFILMAGFLQELNRLPNIEYRLAQKLGYQGENIDNEVYNFIKSADPNLLASADILTEFEKCHSDMITTCTPNVEHYETPAGLILREPRELQRKAWSNRIPLMLGTTSDDGFSVSLEILSQHPEVLLPRTLLFLDDAQMRRQLGKKLVESVCQVDINDLSEAHLDSLKKVKTYCIMHNQHRLINARLAYGKADNYLYRFDFDSPDCNFYRIRRLGPDSREVTHGDDLCYLFKIPDTFKLDKSRAEYATICRMASMFVEFALRSNPNSPLTQTLVNWKPVTPDEPNMCLNINEELRFIPQPELQSLQFFDKLFEEAGVDLI, encoded by the exons ATGGAAACGGACTA CAAGGAAACGAATCCAGTTCACAACACGACTCACGGTCCGGTGAGAGGCGTTCTGCGTAAGTCGATGTATGATGAGCTTTACTACAGCTTCGACGGCATACCTTATGCTCAGCCGCCCCTGGGGGAGTTACGTTTTAAGGAGCCACAGGATGCAACACCATGGAATGGGGTTCTGGACTGCACACAGCCGCGAGACAAGTGTCTTCAGGTCAACAGGCGAAACAATAAGGTTGAAGGCTCCGAAGACTGTCTATATTTGAATATAGCTGTGAAAAGA TTAAGCAGTGATAAGCCATTGCCTGTGATGGTTTATGTTCATGGAGGCGCCTTTAAGTCAGGGGATCCATCAAGTCGTGCCTGGTCACCGGAATTTTTAATGCGCGAAGACGTCATCTACATTAGCATTGGTTACAGACTCGGAGCATTCG GACATCTGAGTTTTGCGGATCCATCACTGGGAATTCCCGGCAATTCGGGCTTAAAGGATATTGTGCTCGCCCTGAAGTGGATCAAAGCTAATGTGAAATACTTCAATGGGAATGAGAATAACATAACTCTCTTCGGCCACAGCTCGGGTAGCATGCTAGTACAACTGCTGTCTGTAAGTCCACAGACCGAAGGACTCTTCAACAAGTTCATCCTAATGGCGGGATTCTTGCAAGAACTGAACCGTTTGCCCAACATTGAGTACCGCCTGGCTCAGAAGTTGGGATACCAGGGAGAAAATATTGATAATGAAGTGTAcaactttattaaaagtgcTGATCCTAATCTCTTGGCTTCGGCGGATATTTTGACGGAATTTGAGAAATGTCATAGTGATATGATAACAACATGTACACCTAACGTGGAGCACTATGAGACACCCGCAGGATTGATACTAAGAGAGCCTCGTGAGTTGCAACGTAAAGCCTGGAGTAATCGGATTCCACTGATGCTGGGCACTACCAGCGATGACGGATTTAGTGTGTCTTTAGAGATCCTTAGTCAGCATCCTGAGGTCTTGCTACCACGCACTCTTTTATTCCTTGATGATGCCCAAATGCGAAGACAGTTGGGAAAGAAGTTGGTGGAGTCCGTTTGTCAGGTCGATATCAATGATCTGAGCGAAGCACATTTGGACTCACTTAAAAAGGTCAAAACTTATTGCATTATGCATAATCAGCATCGTTTGATCAATGCTCGCTTAGCTTATGGAAAAGCCGATAACTATCTTTACCGTTTCGATTTTGACTCGCCCGATTGTAACTTTTATCGCATACGCCGTTTAGGTCCCGATAGTCGAGAAGTTACTCATGGCGATGATTTGTGCTATTTATTCAAGATACCAGACACATTCAAGCTGGATAAGTCCAGAGCAGAGTATGCCACGATATGTAGAATGGCATCCATGTTCGTTGAGTTTGCCCTTCGGTCCAATCCGAACTCCCCTCTCACACAAACTTTGGTGAATTGGAAGCCTGTCACTCCAGATGAACCAAATATGTGTCTGAATATCAATGAGGAGCTGCGGTTCATTCCACAACCGGAACTACAGAGTCTACAGTTTTTCGACAAATTGTTTGAGGAGGCAGGTGTGGACTTAATTTAA
- the LOC117789591 gene encoding esterase B1-like yields MSMEVDMGLVDMLKLACKFLGHKIVQYNLGTKEKILLSTKYGLVLGMQRRTLYNEQFYCAFEGIPFAKPPLGELRFRAPQPPESWKGIRDCTYPRSKPVQMHCVLRYAEGSEDCLYLNVYTKKLKSEKPLPVMVWIFSGGFQVGEASRNTHSPDHFMIKDVVLITFNYRMGALGFLSLSDPELNVPGNAGLKDQVLALRWIHENISSFNGDPNNITLMGMSAGAASTQIMMTTEQTRGLFHKAILMSGSSLCAWANEPDHHWSHRFACQLGYSGSDNEKEVFRFLQRASAKEIACCNNILSQEEKRDYILFPFGPVVEPYVSDSCVISKPHVETLSTAWGNEIPVIIGGTSFEGLAFYQYVLRDTAHLLSDFESLIPREVRDSCTSEELKEHIRRLKLHRFADVDRDHMEFNECLQLLSIKHCSHAIHRTALARVSYAPKTPTYLYRFDFDSPTYNFFRLLLCGPDQRGAAHADDLCYLFYGILSYRLNQYSPEYQTIEHLVGLWTAFATHGNPNFAQTAPVKWEPLEPNAPQMCLNIGRLLQFIELPEAKELKLWDSFYDNVKLY; encoded by the exons ATGAGCATGGAAGTTGATATGGGTCTTGTGGATATGTTGAAGCTGGCTTGCAA GTTTCTTGGCCACAAGATAGTGCAGTACAATCTGGGCACAAAGGAGAAGATTCTTCTCAGCACGAAGTATGGTCTGGTGCTTGGAATGCAACGTAGGACACTCTACAATGAGCAGTTCTACTGCGCCTTCGAAGGAATCCCTTTCGCCAAACCACCGTTAGGGGAACTGCGTTTCCGTGCCCCGCAACCACCAGAATCTTGGAAGGGTATCAGGGACTGCACATATCCGCGCTCCAAGCCTGTGCAGATGCATTGTGTGCTACGTTATGCTGAGGGTTCCGAAGACTGTCTTTATCTTAATGTGTACACGAAGAAGCTAAAATCTGAGAAACCATTGCCGGTAATGGTTTGGATTTTTAGCGGGGGATTTCAGGTTGGTGAGGCCTCAAGGAATACTCACAGTCCAGATCACTTTATGATAAAGGACGTTGTCTTAATCACATTCAACTACAGAATGGGCGCTTTAG GTTTCCTTAGCCTATCCGATCCGGAGTTGAATGTTCCTGGTAATGCGGGTCTCAAGGATCAGGTGTTAGCTCTTCGCTGGATACACGAAAACATCTCCAGCTTCAACGGCGATCCAAACAACATCACTCTGATGGGAATGAGTGCCGGAGCGGCTTCAACGCAGATTATGATGACGACAGAACAGACCCGAGGTCTCTTCCACAAGGCCATACTTATGTCGGGATCGTCGCTGTGTGCCTGGGCCAATGAGCCCGATCACCATTGGTCCCATCGGTTTGCCTGTCAACTCGGCTACTCAGGCAGCGACAATGAGAAGGAAGTCTTTCGATTTCTACAGCGTGCTTCGGCTAAAGAAATTGCCTGTTGCAATAACATATTGAGTCAGGAGGAAAAGCGGGACTATATCCTGTTTCCTTTCGGACCCGTCGTGGAACCATATGTCAGCGATAGTTGTGTTATTTCCAAACCTCATGTGGAGACGCTGTCTACCGCCTGGGGCAATGAAATACCGGTTATCATTGGTGGTACGTCCTTTGAGGGCCTCGCCTTCTATCAATATGTTTTGAGGGATACAGCACACTTACTGAGCGACTTTGAATCCTTGATACCACGAGAGGTGCGTGATTCTTGCACCTCAGAGGAACTTAAGGAACATATAAGACGACTAAAATTGCACAGGTTTGCAGATGTCGACAGGGATCACATGGAATTCAATGAATGCCTACAACTGCTCTCCATAAAACACTGCAGCCATGCCATACATCGTACAGCCCTCGCACGTGTGTCATATGCCCCGAAAACACCAACCTACCTCTATCGCTTTGACTTTGATTCACCTACCTACAATTTCTTTCGCCTTCTTCTCTGTGGACCCGATCAGCGAGGTGCAGCGCATGCAGACGATCTCTGCTACTTGTTTTACGGTATTCTGTCATACAGATTGAATCAATACTCACCGGAATACCAAACAATCGAACACCTGGTGGGTTTGTGGACCGCGTTTGCAACTCATGGAAATCCCAACTTTGCTCAGACTGCGCCCGTTAAATGGGAACCCCTGGAGCCTAACGCTCCTCAAATGTGTCTGAATATTGGCAGACTTCTTCAGTTCATTGAACTACCAGAAGCCAAAGAACTGAAGCTCTGGGATAGTTTCTATGATAATGTCaaattatactaa
- the LOC117789592 gene encoding esterase B1-like yields the protein MEVQMGVADLLKMTAKLIAHKIVQYNLGTKLTTILSTNSGKVKGLQRKIVYDEDTYYAFEGIPYAKPPLGELRFRAPQPPQPWEGVRDCTFLRSKPLQQHILLHVVEGSEDCLYLNVYAKKLKSEKPLPVIVYIYGGGFQIGEATRDVYGPDYFMKKDIVLVTFNYRVGALGFLSLRDRDLDVPGNAGLKDQVLALRWVHENISNFNGDPNNITLIGMSAGAASTQIMMTTEQTRGLFHKAILMSGSSLCAWANEPDHHWSHRFACQLGYSGSDNEKEVFRFLQRASAKEIACCNNILSQEEKRDYILFPFGPVVEPYVSDSCVISKPPLETLSTAWGNEIPVIIGGTSFEGLFSYQYVLRDTAHLLSDFESLIPLEVRDVSNAAQIKEHVRRLKLYSFEDATRGRMEFKECLQLLSYKHFWHGIHRTVQGRLAYAPRTPTYLYRFDFDSPTYNHYRILLCGRHERGVCHADDMFYMFYNIPSNKLDKSSPEYRTIENMIGMWTSFANHDNPNCAQIAPVRWESLESKAPLKCLNIGRKLQFIDMPNTEQLKLWDSFYEKLKLF from the exons ATGGAAGTGCAAATGGGTGTTGCGGATCTGCTTAAGATGACTGCCAA GCTCATCGCCCACAAGATTGTGCAGTACAATTTGGGCACCAAACTGACGACGATTCTCAGCACAAATTCTGGAAAGGTTAAAGGGCTGCAACGAAAGATAGTGTACGACGAGGATACCTACTATGCCTTCGAGGGAATACCCTATGCCAAGCCACCATTGGGAGAGCTACGCTTCCGAGCACCACAACCACCTCAGCCCTGGGAGGGTGTCAGGGACTGCACATTTTTACGTTCCAAGCCCTTGCAACAGCATATTCTGTTGCATGTGGTCGAGGGCTCCGAAGATTGCCTCTATCTTAATGTGTACGCCAAGAAGTTGAAGTCTGAGAAGCCGTTGCCTGTTATCGTTTATATCTATGGCGGAGGATTTCAGATTGGCGAAGCCACCAGGGATGTATATGGTCCGGATTACTTTATGAAGAAGGACATTGTTCTAGTTACATTCAACTACAGAGTGGGTGCTCTAG GCTTTCTTAGTCTACGAGATCGCGATTTGGATGTGCCCGGAAATGCGGGTCTCAAGGATCAGGTGTTAGCTCTACGCTGGGTACACGAAAACATCTCCAACTTCAACGGCGATCCAAACAACATCACTCTGATCGGAATGAGTGCCGGAGCGGCTTCAACGCAGATTATGATGACGACAGAACAGACCCGAGGTCTCTTCCACAAGGCCATACTTATGTCGGGATCGTCGCTGTGTGCCTGGGCCAATGAGCCCGATCACCATTGGTCCCATCGGTTTGCCTGTCAACTCGGCTACTCAGGCAGCGACAATGAGAAGGAGGTCTTTCGATTTTTACAGCGTGCTTCGGCTAAAGAAATTGCCTGTTGCAATAACATATTGAGTCAGGAGGAGAAGCGCGACTATATCCTGTTTCCTTTCGGACCCGTCGTGGAACCATATGTCAGCGATAGTTGTGTTATTTCCAAACCTCCATTGGAGACGCTGTCTACGGCCTGGGGCAATGAAATACCGGTTATCATTGGTGGTACCTCCTTTGAGGGCCTCTTCTCCTATCAGTATGTTTTGAGGGATACAGCACACTTACTGAGCGACTTTGAATCGTTGATACCACTAGAGGTGCGTGATGTTTCCAATGCAGCGCAAATCAAGGAGCATGTAAGACGACTTAAGCTGTACAGTTTCGAAGATGCCACAAGGGGACGAATGGAATTTAAAGAGTGCTTACAGCTGCTCTCTTACAAGCATTTCTGGCATGGTATACATCGGACTGTTCAAGGCCGTTTGGCCTATGCCCCAAGGACACCAACCTACCTCTATCGCTTTGACTTTGATTCCCCTACCTACAATCACTATCGCATTTTGCTCTGTGGTCGCCATGAACGAGGTGTTTGTCATGCCGATGATATGTTCTACATGTTTTACAATATTCCATCCAATAAACTGGACAAGTCCTCTCCAGAATACCGAACTATCGAGAACATGATTGGCATGTGGACATCATTTGCGAATCATGATAATCCCAACTGTGCCCAGATTGCGCCCGTTAGATGGGAGTCCCTTGAATCAAAGGCTCCTCTTAAGTGCCTAAACATTGGCAGAAAACTTCAGTTCATTGATATGCCCAATACCGAACAACTGAAACTCTGGGAtagtttttatgaaaaattaaaattgttttaa
- the LOC117789598 gene encoding ubiquitin-conjugating enzyme E2-18 kDa gives MSASRRLSRELSDIVAANSKILRNIEASDESLLLWTGLLVPEKAPYNKGAFRIEISFPTQYPFMPPKVLFKTQIYHPNVDEKGEVCLSIITADNWKPTTRADQVLQSLIDIVHSPQPEHPLRSDLAEEFVKDNKKFMKTAEEFTKKNAEKRP, from the coding sequence atgtctGCCTCACGTCGTTTGAGTCGCGAGCTGAGTGATATTGTTGCTGCCAATTCGAAGATCCTGCGAAACATTGAAGCCTCCGACGAGTCGTTGCTTCTATGGACAGGACTTTTGGTACCAGAAAAAGCGCCCTATAACAAGGGCGCCTTTCGAATTGAAATTAGCTTTCCGACTCAGTATCCCTTTATGCCGCCAAAGGTACTCTTCAAGACGCAAATCTATCATCCCAATGTCGATGAGAAAGGCGAGGTTTGCCTGTCAATCATCACTGCCGACAACTGGAAACCAACCACACGAGCCGACCAGGTTCTTCAGTCTCTGATTGACATTGTGCATAGTCCTCAGCCCGAGCATCCCTTACGCTCTGATCTTGCCGAGGAGTTTGTCAAGGATAACAAAAAGTTCATGAAAACAGCAGAGGAGTTCACCAAAAAGAATGCTGAAAAGCGTccctaa
- the LOC117792638 gene encoding uncharacterized protein LOC117792638, whose translation MLKFGRQSKNKILQLLAIKLNHSKCPESRTVKLPVGKVKGKHQTGYCGNEFYSFEGIPYGKPPIGELRFRPSQPADPWKELDCQQERDPPVQFDRDTGRVFGNEDCLQLNVYTKHFDTAKAPLPVIVYFHGGGFRNNGAIRMKYGPDYLMREDIVYVVFSYRLCVLGFLSLSSPELRVPGNAGLHDQLLALRWVNKYISHFNGDPKNITIMGTSAGAASVHFMMCLPQACGLFHRAIMMSGSMMNPWVDVPNTETFAYRLAKFKGYKGAATDSEVFKFLCSLSAEELVKHHLFGAQERCFGHLYPFVPTLESQSSSKNNNNGLLKRPFLQMMKEAWSGQVPLLIGGTSFEGLVMYPYCKVNNGHMIELLMQQPAMILPYDLYRCLPQDERDERAAKLIRYHYGPRSITKSNVMQTLDHFSYKLFWHGIHRVVISRLTFAQAPTYMYRFDFDSPTSNLMRLHLCGDDIKRGVCHADELGYMFPRQGIEFSTAGQCTVHRMIGILTAFARTGNPNCAETDKELWPPVDRKDPFKVMNIGQKLEVQPQPEKEGIKVWNQLYNDDACLLYGGRFKEPKISYFRKLYCCLFVTKMNKNLGFVERMRWRLKTIEHKIQQYRQTTNESVIADTEYGKVRGVKRLSTYDVPYFSFEGIPYAQPPIGELRFRAPQRPTPWQGIRNCSQAKEMAVQVHFVFDKMEGDEDCLYLNVYTNNLSPAKPRPVMVWIHGGGFIIGEANREQYGPDYFIKEDVVLVTIQYRLGALGFLSLKTPGLNVPGNAGLKDQVLALKWIKNNCASFGGDPDCITVFGQSAGSASTHYMMLTDQTQGLFHRGILQSGSAIAPWAYNGDITHRAYRIAQLAGYKGEDNDKDVLQFLQNVKARDLLRVEELVLTPEERANKIMFAFGPALEPYATPECVVTKPPREMMKTAWGNSIPMMIGNTSYEGLMWVPEVKLMPQVVQQLDAPTPFVPRELADVNKEKIANWAEKIRNAHVTGEKASADNYMDICSMVYFIFPALRVVRSRHAYAAGSPVYFYRYDFDSEELLYPYRLMRFGRGVKGVSHSDDLTYQFSSLLGRRMPKESREYRNIERTIGIWTQFAATGNPYSSEINGMDMISWDPVRKTDESIKCLNISDELRFIELPEWSKVKIWESLYDDNRNLLF comes from the exons ATGTTGAAATTTGGCCGACAAAGCAAGAACAAAATTCTGCAGCTACTGGCTATCAAGTTGAACCACTCGAAATGCCCAGAGTCGAGGACTGTGAAGCTGCCGGTGGGCAAAGTGAAGGGCAAACATCAGACTGGTTATTGTGGCAATGAGTTCTATAGTTTTGAGGGCATTCCCTATGGCAAGCCACCCATAGGGGAACTGCGTTTTAGACCATCGCAGCCAGCTGATCCATGGAAGGAATTGGATTGCCAGCAGGAGCGGGATCCGCCCGTTCAATTCGATAGAGACACTGGCAGAGTGTTTGGCAACGAGGATTGTCTTCAATTGAATGTATATACCAAACAC TTCGATACTGCAAAGGCGCCGCTGCCAGTAATAGTTTACTTTCATGGAGGAGGTTTTCGCAATAACGGGGCTATCCGCATGAAGTATGGCCCGGACTATCTGATGCGCGAGGATATAGTCTATGTGGTCTTTAGCTATCGTCTGTGCGTGTTGGGATTCCTCAGTCTTAGCAGTCCGGAGTTGAGGGTGCCCGGCAATGCAGGTTTGCATGACCAGCTACTGGCCCTCCGCTGGGTGAACAAGTATATTTCGCACTTCAATGGTGATCCGAAAAACATAACCATAATGGGAACCAGCGCCGGAGCTGCCTCGGTGCACTTCATGATGTGCCTGCCACAGGCATGTGGCCTATTCCATCGGGCCATTATGATGTCAGGCTCAATGATGAATCCCTGGGTAGATGTGCCGAATACAGAAACATTTGCTTATCGACTGGCCAAGTTCAAGGGCTACAAGGGAGCTGCTACTGACTCGGAAGTTTTCAAGTTTCTTTGCTCGCTTTCCGCTGAGGAATTGGTAAAGCATCATCTCTTCGGAGCTCAGGAACGCTGCTTTGGGCATTTGTATCCATTTGTGCCCACATTGGAGAGTCAGTCGAGCtctaagaataataataatggacTCCTCAAGCGCCCCTTCTTGCAAATGATGAAAGAGGCTTGGTCTGGACAGGTGCCCTTGCTGATAGGAGGCACCTCGTTCGAGGGATTAGTCATGTATCCCTATTGCAAGGTGAATAATGGACACATGATTGAACTGCTCATGCAACAGCCGGCTATGATCCTGCCCTATGATCTGTACCGCTGCCTTCCACAGGACGAGCGTGATGAACGTGCTGCAAAGCTGATTCGCTATCATTATGGACCTCGGAGTATTACCAAGTCAAATGTGATGCAGACTCTGGAT cACTTCAGCTATAAACTATTTTGGCATGGCATTCATCGGGTGGTTATATCTCGGCTGACCTTTGCACAGGCTCCGACCTACATGTATCGTTTTGACTTTGACTCGCCCACCTCCAACTTGATGCGCCTTCATCTATGCGGGGATGATATCAAGCGGGGAGTTTGCCACGCCGATGAACTGGGTTATATGTTCCCAAGACAGGGTATTGAGTTTAGTACAGCTGGACAATGCACCGTCCATCGAATGATTGGAATTTTAACGGCTTTCGCTCGAACTGGTAATCCCAACTGTGCGGAAACCGACAAGGAGTTGTGGCCTCCGGTTGATCGAAAGGATCCATTCAAGGTAATGAATATCGGACAAAAACTAGAAGTTCAACCACAACCAGAAAAAGAGGGTATCAAAGTTTGGAATCAACTTTACAATGATGATGCTTGCTTGCTCTATGGTGGAAGATT TAAAGAGCCAAAGATCTCGTATTTCAGAAAATTATATTGTTGCCTCTTTGTTACCAAGATGAACAAGAATCTCGGCTTTGTGGAACGCATGCGCTGGCGTCTTAA AACCATCGAGCATAAAATTCAACAATATCGTCAGACGACCAACGAGTCGGTCATTGCCGACACGGAATATGGCAAGGTGCGGGGTGTTAAGCGGCTATCCACTTACGACGTACCCTATTTTAGCTTTGAGGGTATACCCTATGCCCAGCCACCCATTGGAGAGTTACGTTTCAGGGCGCCCCAACGTCCGACGCCCTGGCAGGGCATCAGGAACTGCAGTCAGGCCAAGGAGATGGCGGTGCAGGTGCACTTCGTGTTTGACAAGATGGAGGGCGACGAGGATTGTCTCTACTTAAATGTGTACACCAACAAT CTAAGTCCTGCTAAGCCACGTCCTGTTATGGTCTGGATACACGGAGGAGGCTTTATAATAGGCGAAGCCAATCGAGAGCAGTACGGTCCAGATTATTTCATCAAAGAGGATGTCGTTTTGGTGACCATACAATATCGATTGGGTGCATTGG gATTCCTCAGCTTGAAGACGCCTGGCTTGAATGTGCCTGGCAATGCGGGTCTGAAGGATCAGGTGCTGGCTCTCAAGTGGATCAAGAACAACTGCGCCAGTTTCGGCGGTGATCCCGACTGCATTACGGTATTTGGACAGAGTGCTGGCAGTGCCTCCACGCACTACATGATGCTGACCGATCAGACGCAGGGTCTCTTCCATCGCGGCATTCTGCAGTCTGGCAGCGCTATCGCCCCCTGGGCATACAATGGGGATATAACACATCGGGCTTACAGAATTGCACAGCTGGCAGGCTACAAGGGTGAAGATAATGATAAGGATGTGCTGCAATTCTTGCAGAATGTCAAGGCCAGGGATCTATTACGCGTGGAGGAGCTTGTGCTTACGCCGGAAGAGCGCGCCAATAAGATAATGTTCGCCTTTGGACCGGCCTTGGAACCGTATGCAACGCCAGAATGTGTGGTGACTAAGCCCCCGCGAGAGATGATGAAGACCGCCTGGGGTAACTCCATTCCCATGATGATTGGCAACACCTCCTATGAGGGGCTAATGTGGGTGCCAG AGGTCAAATTAATGCCACAGGTGGTACAGCAGCTAGACGCACCTACGCCATTTGTACCACGTGAGCTGGCAGATGTCAACAAGGAGAAAATTGCCAACTGGGCTGAGAAGATACGGAATGCTCATGTAACGGGCGAGAAGGCATCTGCGGATAACTACATGGAT ATATGCTCCATGGTCTACTTTATTTTTCCAGCTCTGCGTGTGGTGCGTTCTCGACATGCATATGCCGCTGGCTCTCCCGTATACTTTTATCGCTATGATTTTGACTCGGAAGAGCTGCTCTATCCGTATCGCCTGATGCGCTTTGGGCGTGGCGTCAAGGGCGTCAGTCATTCCGATGATTTGACCTATCAGTTTAGCAGCCTTCTGGGCCGTCGAATGCCCAAGGAGAGTCGGGAATATCGGAACATTGAACGAACTATCGGCATCTGGACGCAGTTTGCGGCCACCGGCAATCCTTACAGCTCGGAGATCAACGGCATGGATATGATAAGTTGGGATCCAGTGCGAAAAACCGATGAATCTATCAAATGTCTGAATATAAGTGATGAGCTAAGATTTATTGAGTTACCCGAATGGTCAAAGGTGAAAATCTGGGAAAGCCTTTATGATGATAATAGGAATCTgcttttttaa